The following nucleotide sequence is from Borreliella spielmanii.
TAATCACTACAACAAAATATTATTTAGTATGTTTACAGATTTAGAAAAACAAATATATGAATTTTATGGGAAAAAATACCCCGAACAAGGACCGTTAACAAAATGGATACTAAAAAACCTAAAATAATAACAATTGCGTCAATTAAGGGCGGTGTTGGCAAAAGCACAAGTGCGATAATTTTGGCGACTTTATTATCAAAAAATAATAAAATTCTTTTAATTGATATGGATACTCAAGCATCAGTTACTAGTTATTTTTATAAAACACTAATAGAAAGTGAATTTGATTTACTTGAAAAAAATATATATGAGGTTTTAAAAGGAAATCAATTAATAAATGATGTGATTATCAATGTTGATAGTGGACTTGATTTATTGCCGAGCTATTTAAGTTTACATACTTTTAGTGAAGAGCCTTTGCCATATAAGGAACATAGGTTAAAAGATAGTTTTAAATATTTAAAATTTAAATATGACTTTATCATACTTGATACAAATCCTCATTTAGATTCTACATTGTCCAATGCTTTAGTTGTCAGTAAGCACGTTATAGTCCCAATGACTGCAGAGAAATGGACTATTGAGAGTTTACAACTATTAGAGTTTTTTACAGATAAATTAAAACTTAAACCAAAAGTATTTTTATTTGTAACAAAATTTAAAAAAAATAAAACGCATAAAGATTTATTGGAAATATTACAAAAAAAAGAAAAGTTTTTAGGGATAATATCAGAGCGTGAAGATTTAAATAGGAGAATAGCAAAAAACGATAGATTTGATCTAGATAGAGATTATATAAAGGAGTATGTTAGCGTTTTAAATAATTTTATTTCAAAAATATGAAATTTGTCCGATAGTTGGATAAATTTTCTTAACAAAAAATATAGGAGGTTAATTATGGATGCAGGAATAAAAATAAACGATAGAGTAATATCAAAAAAAGAAGCAAAAAAGGAATTAAGCAATAAAGATGAAATATTAAAACATTATAATTTATTAAAAGAACGTTTAAAATCTAATTTCCAAAAGGAAATTTATAATAAGATAGAAAGCATGAAAATTTTAAAAGAAATAAAAGATAATGAATATTATAAGCTTGATGGTTATAAAACTTTTGATGCTTTTATAAAAAATTATAAGTTAGCTAAAAGCCAAACTTATGAATATTTAAAGATAGCATCAGCTATAGAAAATGGTGTTATAGAAGAGCTTTTTTTATTAGAAAATGGGATTAAGGAAACTATAATCTTTTTAAGAAATAGTAATTCAGATACGATTAAAAAG
It contains:
- a CDS encoding ParA family protein codes for the protein MDTKKPKIITIASIKGGVGKSTSAIILATLLSKNNKILLIDMDTQASVTSYFYKTLIESEFDLLEKNIYEVLKGNQLINDVIINVDSGLDLLPSYLSLHTFSEEPLPYKEHRLKDSFKYLKFKYDFIILDTNPHLDSTLSNALVVSKHVIVPMTAEKWTIESLQLLEFFTDKLKLKPKVFLFVTKFKKNKTHKDLLEILQKKEKFLGIISEREDLNRRIAKNDRFDLDRDYIKEYVSVLNNFISKI
- a CDS encoding chromosome replication/partitioning protein; this translates as MDAGIKINDRVISKKEAKKELSNKDEILKHYNLLKERLKSNFQKEIYNKIESMKILKEIKDNEYYKLDGYKTFDAFIKNYKLAKSQTYEYLKIASAIENGVIEELFLLENGIKETIIFLRNSNSDTIKKSKQNPIKPLRFQLKSKESYDFYKSNAKFTGFLLDELFESQRDLVNKLLKRYKQLKG